Proteins from a genomic interval of Luteibacter pinisoli:
- the acs gene encoding acetate--CoA ligase, with amino-acid sequence MSEIHPVDPAFAEKARIRKDDYQRMYAESVQDPDGFWKRMSERLDWITPPTKIKNVSYDPANLHIRWYEDGQLNVAANCLDRHLAERGDKTAIIFEGDDPNETRTLTYRQLYTEVCQFANTLKNLGVEKGDRVVIYLPMIPEAAVAMLACARIGAIHSVVFGGFSPDSLASRIADSKAKLIITADEGLRGGKKIPLKGNVDESLSRPGTNSVETVIVVRRTGGAIHMQSPRDRWYHTLMEGQSTACAPEPMNAEDPLFTLYTSGSTGLPKGVLHTSAGYLVYTSLTHELTFDLREDDIYWCTADVGWITGHSYVVYGPLANGATVVMFDGVPNYPDFSRFWQVVDKHKVTLFYTAPTAIRALMREGDAPVKATSRKSLRILGTVGEPINPEAWNWYYRVVGEERCPIVDTWWQTETGGFLITPLPGAIDLKPGSATLPFFGIKPAIVDAEGKVQEGACSGNLVITDSWPGQMRTVYGDHQRFVDTYFKAYPGNYFTGDGARRDEDGYYWITGRVDDVINVSGHRIGTAEVESALVAHPKVAEAAVVGCHHDIKGQGIYAFVTLNAGETGSEELKKELVAGVRKEIGAIAAPDHLQWAPGLPKTRSGKIMRRILRKIAENAPDQLGDVSTLADPGVVKNLVEKRLIK; translated from the coding sequence ATGTCCGAGATCCACCCCGTCGACCCCGCCTTCGCCGAAAAGGCGCGTATCCGCAAGGATGACTACCAGCGCATGTACGCGGAGTCGGTCCAGGATCCGGACGGCTTCTGGAAGCGGATGAGCGAGCGGCTGGACTGGATTACCCCGCCCACGAAGATCAAGAACGTCTCGTACGACCCGGCCAACCTGCATATCCGCTGGTATGAGGACGGCCAGCTCAACGTGGCGGCGAACTGCCTCGACCGGCACCTGGCCGAGCGCGGCGACAAGACGGCCATCATCTTCGAGGGCGACGATCCCAACGAGACGCGCACCCTGACGTACCGCCAGCTGTACACCGAGGTATGCCAGTTCGCGAACACGCTGAAGAACCTGGGCGTGGAGAAAGGCGACCGCGTGGTCATCTACCTGCCGATGATCCCGGAAGCGGCCGTGGCCATGCTGGCCTGCGCCCGCATCGGCGCCATCCATTCCGTGGTGTTCGGCGGTTTCTCGCCGGATTCCCTGGCCAGCCGCATCGCCGATTCCAAGGCCAAGCTCATCATCACCGCGGACGAAGGGCTGCGGGGTGGCAAGAAGATCCCGCTGAAGGGCAACGTGGACGAGTCGCTGTCCCGCCCGGGCACCAACAGCGTCGAGACGGTGATCGTCGTGCGCCGCACCGGTGGCGCCATCCACATGCAGTCACCGCGCGACCGCTGGTACCACACGCTGATGGAAGGCCAGTCCACGGCATGCGCGCCCGAGCCGATGAACGCGGAAGACCCGCTGTTCACCCTGTACACCTCGGGCTCCACCGGCCTGCCGAAGGGCGTGCTGCACACCAGCGCGGGTTACCTGGTCTACACCAGCCTGACCCACGAGCTGACCTTCGACCTGCGCGAAGACGATATCTACTGGTGCACGGCCGACGTGGGCTGGATCACCGGGCACAGCTACGTGGTCTACGGTCCGCTGGCCAACGGCGCTACCGTGGTGATGTTCGACGGCGTACCGAACTACCCGGACTTCAGCCGCTTCTGGCAGGTGGTCGACAAGCACAAGGTGACGCTGTTCTATACCGCCCCCACCGCCATCCGCGCACTGATGCGCGAAGGCGATGCGCCGGTAAAGGCCACCTCGCGCAAGAGCCTGCGCATCCTGGGCACGGTCGGTGAGCCGATCAATCCCGAGGCGTGGAACTGGTATTACCGCGTGGTCGGTGAAGAACGCTGCCCGATCGTCGATACCTGGTGGCAGACCGAGACCGGTGGCTTCCTGATCACCCCGCTGCCGGGCGCCATCGACCTGAAACCGGGCTCGGCGACGCTGCCGTTCTTTGGCATCAAGCCGGCCATCGTCGATGCCGAAGGCAAGGTGCAGGAGGGCGCGTGCAGCGGCAACCTGGTGATCACCGATTCCTGGCCGGGCCAGATGCGCACGGTGTATGGCGACCACCAGCGTTTCGTCGATACCTACTTCAAGGCCTACCCGGGCAACTACTTCACCGGCGACGGCGCTCGCCGCGACGAAGACGGTTACTACTGGATCACGGGGCGCGTGGATGACGTGATCAACGTCTCCGGCCATCGCATCGGTACGGCCGAAGTGGAGAGCGCGCTGGTGGCGCATCCGAAGGTGGCCGAGGCCGCCGTTGTGGGCTGCCACCACGACATCAAGGGCCAGGGCATCTATGCCTTCGTCACCCTCAATGCCGGCGAAACGGGCAGCGAGGAGCTGAAGAAGGAGCTGGTGGCGGGCGTGCGCAAGGAGATCGGCGCGATCGCCGCACCGGATCACCTGCAGTGGGCGCCGGGCCTGCCGAAGACACGTTCGGGCAAGATCATGCGCCGCATCCTGCGCAAGATTGCCGAGAACGCCCCCGACCAGCTTGGCGATGTGTCGACGCTGGCCGACCCCGGCGTGGTGAAGAACCTCGTGGAAAAAAGACTGATCAAGTGA